A window of Nocardiopsis sp. Huas11 genomic DNA:
GGCACCCTTTGACATGGCGAAACCCCTCAGTGCGTTTCCCCGGCCCCCCGTGCTCCTTGTGAGAGCGCCGCCGGGCGGACGGAGCGGAGATGATCAACTCGTCAGCAGCGTAACGCAGGTCACTGCTGGATGGCGGGCACGGGTGCGGGTATCTTCCGACCATGGGAGAAAACAGCACCGATTTCGACCAGACCAGTACAGAGGACCTGCGGGAACGCGCCACCGAACTGGCACGCAAGCGCTGGGACGTGCGGTTCTTCTGGCAGCTGTTGCGGATGATCCCGGCCGCCGAGGCGGCGGCGGGCAACGAGGAGGGCAGCCGGGCGAGCATCGCCCAGGCCTCCGGCTTCCTCTACGAGGCACTGTCCGCCGAGTCCGACCCGAAGGTGCACGAGGCCCTGCGCCCCGTCTACATCGAGTACCTGCGCGAGCACGGCCATGAGGAGGACGCGGGCGGCGGGCAGGGCGCCCACGAGGGCGGAACCGGGGGCCCGGGCCCTTACCCGCCGAACGACTGACGCCCCGCGACCGCCACGCGACCACCCCGCCGGGCGCCGGACACCGTGTCCGAAAACCGCCAGCACCGGTGACCGGCGTCGGCGAACATGGGTCTCGTGATGGACGACGACCAGCGCTACCGCGCCGTACACAGCCGTGACGCCCGCTTCGACGGAGTGTTCTACACCGCTGTGCGGACCACCGGCATCTACTGCCGCCCGAGCTGCCCGGCGGTCACTCCCAAACGGGTGAACACCCGGTTCTACCCGTCCGCGGCCGCGGCCCAGGAAGCGGGCTTTCGTGCCTGCAAGCGGTGCCGTCCCGACCTCACCCCCGGCTCGCCCCAGTGGAACATGCGGGCCGACGTCGTCGGCCGCGCCATGCGCCTGATCCAGGACGGCGCGGTCGACCGGGGCGGCGTCAGCGGCCTGGCCGCGGCCGTGGGCTACAGCGAACGCCAGCTCAACCGGCTCCTCGCCGCCGAGGTCGGCGCCGGCCCGCTGGCCCTGGCACGCACCGAACGCGCCCAGACCGCCAGGATCCTGGTCGAGACCACGGACATGCCGATGACGGACGTGGCGTTCGCGGCCGGTTTCGCCAGCGTGCGCCAGTTCAACGAGACGATGCGCACGGTGTTCGACCGCTCCCCCACACAGATGCGCGAAGGGGGCCACCGCGCCAAGTCCGTGGCACCGACCGGATCGATCACGCTGCGCCTGCCCTACCGGGCGCCCATCGAGCTCGGCCCGATGCTCGCCTTCCTGGGCGCGCGAGCCGTACCGGGAGTCGAGGAGTTCGTCGAGCTGGACGGCGGGAACGGCCCGGCCGCCTCAGGGACGCGGGACGGGCGCGCCTCCCGGTGGGTGTACCGGCGGACACTGCCGTTGCCGCACGGCCCGGGACTGGTGGAGCTGTCGGAGGGCGAGGGGCACGTGCTGTGCCGCCTGCGCCTGACCGAGCCCCGTGACCTGTCCAGCGCCGTGCGCCGGTGCCGCCAGCTCCTCGACCTCGACGCGGACCCCACCGCGGTGCACGAGGTCCTGGGCGCGGACCCGCTCCTGGGCCCCATGGTCCAGACCCACCCGGGACTGCGGTCTCCCGGGCACGTCGACCCGGCGGAGCTGGCCGTGCGCGCCGTGCTCGGTCAGCAGGTGTCCGTGCGCGCCGCCCGCACCCTCGCGGGCCGCCTCGTCGAACGCTTCGGCCGGCCGCTGCCCCCGTGCCTGGAGGCGTCCGGCGGCGGGCTGACCCACCTGTTCCCCTCCGCGCAGACCCTGGCCGAGGCCGACCCCGCCGACCTGTCGATCCCGGTCGCCCGCGGGCGCGCCCTGGTCGGCCTGGCCGAGGCGATCGCGGTCGGCAAGGTCGACCTGGGACCGGGCTCCGACCGGGAGGAGACCGAACGCGAACTCCTCGGGCTCCGGGGCATCGGCCCCTGGACGGCGGGCTACATCCGGATGCGCGGTCTGGGCGACCCCGACGTGTTCCTGCACGGGGACCTGGGTGTCCGGCTCGCCCTGGAGGCCCACGGCCGCGCGGCCACTCCGGGAGCCGCGGCTCGGGCCGCCCGGGAGTGGAGTCCGTGGCGCTCCTACGCCAACCACCTGCTGTGGGCGTCCCTGGCCGACACCCCGGCGGACGCCCCGAGCGCGACATGACACCCGAGGTGGCGGCCATAGCGCCGAACACGACAGACTTCGAACACACGAAGGGACCCGGCATGAGCATCGAGCAGGACGTACTCCCCATGGACATGGCGATCGAGCGGCGCTCGCCCAGAAGGATCGAGGTGCAGGAGTTCCGGACCCCGCTCCCGGGCCCCACGCGCTACACCGTCATGGACTCCCCCGTCGGGGAACTGACCCTGTACGGCGACGGGGAGGCCCTCGGCGGCGTACTCACTCCGGCCAAGGACGGCGCGCCCAGACCGGTCCCCGAGGACTGGGTCCTGGACCCCGCGCCCTTCCAGGAGGCGGTCCGTCAGTTGGAGGCCTACTTCGCGGGTGAGCTGACCGACTTCGACCTGCCGCTGGCCCCGGCCGGCACCCCGTGGCAGCTGCGGGTGTGGGCCGGGCTCACGACGATCCCGTACGGGGAGACCTCCAGCTACGGCCGGCTCGCGGAGGAACTGGGCCGACCGACCGCCTCACGCGCGGTGGGCATGGCCAACGGCCGCAACCCGATCAGTATCATCGTGCCCTGCCACCGCGTGATCGGCGCGGACGGCACGCTCACCGGCTACGCGGGCGGACTGGAGCGCAAGAAGTTCTTCCTCTCCCTGGAGGCCAGAACCGCCGCCGCACACCGCTGAACACCTTTTCCCGGCCGCGGGTCCGCGGCCGGGAAAAGGTGGAGCCGGAAAGGCGCGCGCCGGCCCCCGGACCCGGAAGCCCCCGAGCCGTCCCGGTGTTGGGCCGGATATGAGGATCGGACAGGCCTCCCGGCTCAGCGGTGCGAGCGTACGGGCGTTGCGGCACTACGAGGACGAAGGGCTGATCGCCCCCGGCCGGCACCACAACGGCTACCGCGACTACTGCGACTTCACGATCGCCCGGGTGCGCCGGGTCCGTTCGCTCCTGGACGTGGGACTGCCGTTGCGCCTGGTCCGAGAGGTCCTGCCGCATCTGGGGGACGAGGGCACGCCCATCACCTCGGTGTGCGACGAGTTCCTCGACGAGGTCGAGCGGTACCGCGACAACGTGGCCGCGCGCATCAGCGATCTGACCGCCCAGCAGGACACTCTCGACGCCTACCTGCGCGCTGCTCGCGATTCACACGGCCGGTCCAGGGGTTGACCCTCACGCGTGCGTGAGGCTTCTACGTTCAGGCCATGCACATCTTCGACGACCGGCCCCGCGCCGGAACTCCGGTCATGTCCGCCCTCAT
This region includes:
- a CDS encoding MerR family transcriptional regulator → MRIGQASRLSGASVRALRHYEDEGLIAPGRHHNGYRDYCDFTIARVRRVRSLLDVGLPLRLVREVLPHLGDEGTPITSVCDEFLDEVERYRDNVAARISDLTAQQDTLDAYLRAARDSHGRSRG
- a CDS encoding methylated-DNA--[protein]-cysteine S-methyltransferase, with protein sequence MSIEQDVLPMDMAIERRSPRRIEVQEFRTPLPGPTRYTVMDSPVGELTLYGDGEALGGVLTPAKDGAPRPVPEDWVLDPAPFQEAVRQLEAYFAGELTDFDLPLAPAGTPWQLRVWAGLTTIPYGETSSYGRLAEELGRPTASRAVGMANGRNPISIIVPCHRVIGADGTLTGYAGGLERKKFFLSLEARTAAAHR
- a CDS encoding DNA-3-methyladenine glycosylase 2 family protein, coding for MDDDQRYRAVHSRDARFDGVFYTAVRTTGIYCRPSCPAVTPKRVNTRFYPSAAAAQEAGFRACKRCRPDLTPGSPQWNMRADVVGRAMRLIQDGAVDRGGVSGLAAAVGYSERQLNRLLAAEVGAGPLALARTERAQTARILVETTDMPMTDVAFAAGFASVRQFNETMRTVFDRSPTQMREGGHRAKSVAPTGSITLRLPYRAPIELGPMLAFLGARAVPGVEEFVELDGGNGPAASGTRDGRASRWVYRRTLPLPHGPGLVELSEGEGHVLCRLRLTEPRDLSSAVRRCRQLLDLDADPTAVHEVLGADPLLGPMVQTHPGLRSPGHVDPAELAVRAVLGQQVSVRAARTLAGRLVERFGRPLPPCLEASGGGLTHLFPSAQTLAEADPADLSIPVARGRALVGLAEAIAVGKVDLGPGSDREETERELLGLRGIGPWTAGYIRMRGLGDPDVFLHGDLGVRLALEAHGRAATPGAAARAAREWSPWRSYANHLLWASLADTPADAPSAT